One window of the Granulicella arctica genome contains the following:
- a CDS encoding ROK family protein, whose translation MKVLVIDIGGTNIKVACTDIRVPIKIPSGPTLTAKQMVDDVLAATKGWQFDCISIGYPGPVNHDAPRQEPHNLGAGWTDFNYKQAFGKPYRFINDAAMQALGGYKGGRMLFLGTGTGLGSALIFDGTIIPLELAHLPYRRGRTYEEYIGLAGLEQRGKKRWRKSVLDIMARLQAAMVCDYVLLGGGNAKLMKDLPAGVVLGANSNAIEGGIKLWETPIPASTDAVQTVDKLKGGKRGK comes from the coding sequence ATGAAAGTTCTCGTAATCGACATCGGCGGCACCAATATCAAGGTCGCCTGCACAGACATTCGCGTTCCCATCAAGATTCCCTCCGGGCCAACACTTACCGCGAAGCAGATGGTTGACGACGTTCTCGCCGCGACCAAGGGCTGGCAGTTTGACTGCATCTCGATCGGTTACCCCGGTCCTGTGAACCATGACGCGCCTCGCCAGGAGCCGCATAATCTCGGTGCGGGCTGGACGGACTTCAACTACAAGCAGGCGTTTGGGAAGCCTTATCGCTTCATCAACGATGCGGCGATGCAGGCGCTTGGCGGCTACAAAGGCGGTCGCATGCTCTTTCTGGGCACAGGAACTGGGCTTGGCTCGGCGCTCATCTTCGATGGCACGATCATCCCGCTTGAGCTGGCTCATCTTCCGTATCGGCGAGGCCGAACGTATGAGGAGTACATCGGACTTGCGGGGCTTGAGCAGCGTGGCAAGAAGCGCTGGCGCAAGTCCGTGCTCGACATCATGGCGCGGTTGCAGGCTGCGATGGTCTGTGATTACGTGCTGCTCGGCGGCGGGAACGCCAAGCTGATGAAGGATCTTCCTGCTGGCGTTGTTCTTGGCGCGAACAGCAATGCGATCGAAGGTGGCATCAAGCTCTGGGAGACACCGATTCCTGCAAGTACTGATGCAGTCCAGACAGTAGATAAGCTGAAGGGAGGCAAGCGTGGCAAATAG
- a CDS encoding aminotransferase class I/II-fold pyridoxal phosphate-dependent enzyme, with translation MINDIQGLSRRNFMRTLGAASFAAASFPALAATQQAPAPATRQRGGMSDMGDMRQLPPDTVIISSNENPLGPAQSALTAICSTAPMGGRYHQEETMKTVMAFNEIFGLKKGYSALFPGSGGPLDLALMSNIGPDKPLVYGDPSYEQGPRAADTMKAPKFPVKLTSTYAHDVKAMLAATPNPGAFYIVNPNNPTGTMTPREDILWLLKNKPKGSVVIVDEAYHHFSNDESVLDQVAADQDLIVLRTFSKIYGMAGLRAGFAVGRPDLLMKFTTVAAPARQLASISITSAAGARASLQDKDLVPLRKKINSDIRAETLEFLTKKGYKIVPGSQGNMFMVDVNRPGREFQAAMLKDGVAIGRTWAAMPNYVRVTVGTKDEMAKFQTAFVKCMDMPAGTVNGAASLYIPELHHVPTELYRG, from the coding sequence ATGATCAACGATATTCAGGGTCTATCGCGCAGAAACTTCATGCGTACTCTCGGAGCGGCGTCCTTCGCAGCAGCCTCGTTCCCCGCACTGGCAGCAACACAACAGGCTCCGGCACCAGCGACCAGGCAGCGCGGCGGCATGTCCGATATGGGCGACATGCGGCAGCTTCCGCCAGATACCGTCATCATCAGCTCAAACGAGAACCCTCTCGGACCTGCGCAATCGGCGCTGACGGCGATATGTAGCACGGCCCCAATGGGCGGCCGCTATCACCAGGAAGAGACGATGAAGACCGTCATGGCCTTCAACGAGATTTTCGGCCTGAAGAAGGGCTATTCCGCGTTGTTCCCCGGATCCGGCGGACCGCTTGACCTCGCGCTGATGTCGAACATCGGCCCCGACAAGCCCCTCGTCTACGGCGATCCGAGCTACGAGCAGGGCCCACGCGCTGCCGATACCATGAAGGCTCCCAAGTTCCCCGTCAAGCTGACTTCGACCTACGCGCATGACGTGAAGGCGATGCTCGCAGCAACACCGAATCCTGGTGCGTTCTACATCGTGAACCCCAACAACCCGACAGGCACCATGACGCCGCGTGAAGACATCCTCTGGCTGCTGAAGAACAAGCCCAAGGGTTCGGTCGTCATCGTCGACGAGGCTTATCATCACTTCTCAAACGACGAGTCAGTGCTCGATCAGGTCGCGGCGGATCAGGACCTTATCGTCCTGCGCACGTTCTCGAAGATCTACGGTATGGCCGGGCTTCGTGCTGGCTTTGCGGTTGGTCGCCCTGACCTGCTGATGAAGTTCACGACCGTCGCTGCTCCGGCGCGTCAGCTTGCAAGCATCTCGATCACCTCCGCTGCCGGCGCTCGCGCCAGCCTGCAGGATAAAGATCTTGTGCCGCTTCGCAAGAAGATCAACTCGGACATTCGCGCGGAGACGCTCGAGTTCCTTACAAAGAAGGGCTACAAGATCGTTCCTGGCTCGCAGGGCAACATGTTCATGGTCGATGTCAATCGTCCGGGACGTGAGTTCCAGGCAGCGATGCTGAAGGACGGCGTAGCCATCGGACGTACCTGGGCAGCGATGCCGAACTATGTTCGCGTCACTGTCGGCACCAAGGACGAGATGGCCAAATTCCAGACAGCCTTCGTCAAGTGCATGGACATGCCCGCAGGAACGGTAAACGGCGCGGCATCGCTGTACATTCCCGAACTGCATCATGTTCCGACCGAGCTGTATCGCGGCTAG
- a CDS encoding DUF6979 family protein, giving the protein MANRYGEAAILAARAAAEFHSHPGDRWNEVVQKLYPTSPTAQRKGSPRQAFLSLCEAGLIKGIPAGQYAAPHRGITYATRAVSLLDAGTHTTVNSLWAEVTDGEAIPHASQMDVVMALWKNNLIVRKA; this is encoded by the coding sequence GTGGCAAATAGATACGGCGAAGCAGCGATCCTTGCCGCTCGTGCTGCGGCTGAGTTTCACAGTCATCCAGGCGATCGCTGGAACGAGGTGGTGCAGAAGCTTTATCCGACCAGTCCAACGGCGCAGCGGAAGGGTTCTCCGCGACAGGCTTTCCTGAGTCTCTGCGAAGCTGGACTGATCAAGGGAATTCCGGCAGGTCAATATGCTGCTCCGCATCGCGGGATTACGTATGCGACGCGCGCGGTTTCGTTACTCGACGCGGGAACACATACGACGGTGAACAGCCTTTGGGCTGAAGTCACGGATGGTGAAGCGATTCCGCATGCGAGCCAGATGGATGTTGTGATGGCTCTTTGGAAGAACAACCTGATCGTCCGCAAGGCGTAG